A window of the Rhizobium sp. N324 genome harbors these coding sequences:
- a CDS encoding LacI family DNA-binding transcriptional regulator: MTASLNDIAARAGVSVKTVSGALHGGSARMSEDTRQRIKEIAEELGYVTNFAARSMRQGWMPLVGLVADDLITSPFATEIIRGLDGAARAADMAVFAMTLSGHRSVASILDEMRRFRPRAIAYAAMYHKSVDLPPEFAGTVGVMINCRDANDRVTSLVPDETGAALEITNYLIDAGRRNIAFINLPGLLAGDLRELGFRQALDHAGIDGAGAIVLPAVSKAMYSDRAHSLVAAHVHALMNGPRRPDAILCGNDRVAMEVYAALRREGAAIPDDVAVASFDNQVEIASRLDPPLTTMALPHRAMGRQAAQILLAEDRGPVGVQKLPFQLVERASV; this comes from the coding sequence GTGACCGCCTCACTCAACGACATAGCCGCCCGTGCAGGTGTCTCCGTAAAAACGGTATCAGGAGCTTTGCATGGCGGCTCGGCCCGCATGTCGGAAGACACCCGGCAGCGGATCAAGGAGATCGCCGAAGAGCTGGGTTATGTCACCAACTTCGCCGCACGCAGCATGCGGCAAGGCTGGATGCCGCTTGTCGGCCTCGTTGCAGACGACTTGATCACTTCGCCTTTTGCGACGGAGATCATCCGGGGGCTCGATGGCGCCGCGCGCGCCGCCGACATGGCCGTTTTCGCCATGACGCTCAGCGGCCATCGCAGCGTCGCGTCGATCCTCGACGAGATGCGGCGCTTTCGCCCGCGGGCGATCGCCTATGCCGCCATGTATCACAAGAGCGTCGACCTGCCGCCCGAATTTGCCGGCACGGTCGGCGTCATGATCAACTGCCGCGATGCCAACGACCGGGTGACCTCGCTGGTGCCCGATGAAACGGGGGCGGCGCTCGAGATTACCAACTACCTCATCGATGCCGGCCGGCGCAACATAGCCTTCATCAATCTGCCGGGGCTGCTCGCCGGCGACCTCCGTGAACTCGGCTTCCGGCAGGCGCTCGATCATGCCGGCATCGACGGAGCCGGCGCCATCGTGCTACCCGCCGTCAGCAAAGCGATGTACAGCGACCGGGCGCACAGCCTCGTGGCCGCGCATGTGCATGCGCTGATGAACGGCCCCCGGCGTCCCGATGCAATCCTGTGCGGCAATGACCGCGTGGCCATGGAAGTTTATGCCGCTTTGCGCCGCGAAGGCGCGGCCATTCCCGACGACGTCGCCGTTGCAAGTTTCGACAACCAGGTCGAGATCGCCTCGCGGCTCGACCCGCCGCTGACCACCATGGCGCTTCCCCACCGCGCCATGGGCCGCCAGGCCGCGCAAATCCTGCTTGCCGAAGACCGGGGTCCGGTCGGGGTGCAGAAGCTACCGTTCCAGTTGGTGGAGCGGGCATCCGTATAA
- a CDS encoding transcriptional regulator NanR, producing the protein MTQPLEQIVRRKLSDEVFDRLERMITSGELQPGDEMPSERVLMERFGVGRPAIREAMQSLANKGLVSISHGERAKVLRLTAKSIFRQVDLTAKIMLSQSADSLEHLKSARIFFERGMAREAAQRASANDISDLRAIIERQRLSLGRAEAFIDADMEFHTRIAQISGNPIYVAVSEAMLAWLKEYHTEMLIWTGKEKFTLAEHDEIVDRLEANDVDGSEMALLKHLERSRALYAK; encoded by the coding sequence ATGACCCAGCCCCTCGAACAGATCGTCCGCCGCAAACTCTCCGACGAAGTGTTTGATCGATTGGAGCGAATGATCACCTCAGGCGAGCTTCAGCCCGGCGATGAAATGCCCTCCGAACGGGTGCTGATGGAGCGCTTCGGCGTCGGCCGGCCGGCAATCCGCGAAGCCATGCAGTCGCTCGCCAACAAGGGCCTCGTCAGCATCTCGCACGGCGAACGGGCGAAGGTGCTGCGGCTGACGGCAAAGTCGATCTTCCGCCAGGTCGATCTTACCGCCAAGATCATGCTGTCGCAATCGGCGGATTCGCTCGAACATCTAAAGAGCGCCCGCATCTTCTTCGAGCGCGGCATGGCCCGCGAGGCCGCCCAGCGGGCCTCGGCAAATGATATCAGCGACCTCAGGGCTATCATCGAGCGCCAGCGCCTATCGCTCGGCCGGGCCGAAGCGTTCATCGATGCCGATATGGAATTTCACACCCGCATCGCCCAGATCTCCGGCAATCCGATCTACGTCGCCGTCAGCGAAGCCATGCTTGCATGGCTGAAGGAATATCATACCGAGATGCTGATCTGGACCGGCAAGGAAAAGTTCACGCTCGCCGAACACGACGAGATCGTCGACCGCCTCGAAGCCAACGACGTCGACGGCTCGGAGATGGCGCTGCTCAAACACCTCGAACGCTCGCGCGCGCTTTACGCCAAATAA
- a CDS encoding carbohydrate ABC transporter permease has translation MSDIALSMPQARTARRPSAAAVLRIIQTICIFIIALVIVSPLLLLVVASLKDDRFQILADMGSFRAFWVSNPTLSNYAEVGHLSGELAFGRYLINSLIILVTTVCSGLIVNSMAAFVLAWGSLRGRAVILSIVIALYVIPQESIIMPLVIMVSRAGMSDTFAVQIVPWVASPLYIFLFYQFFAQLPKELLEAAEIDGASFFRAYRSIFLPLSLPALATVSILMGIETWNQYLWPILVTQTDYARPIAVAIATFFGQDSIYWDRAMAASVLMMIPILGLYLAFQRWFVSSFIGSAVKG, from the coding sequence ATGTCTGACATCGCACTCTCAATGCCGCAGGCCCGCACAGCGCGGCGCCCTTCCGCCGCAGCGGTTCTTCGCATCATCCAGACGATATGCATTTTCATCATCGCATTGGTGATCGTGTCTCCCTTGCTGCTGCTGGTCGTGGCGAGCCTGAAGGACGACCGGTTTCAGATCCTGGCCGATATGGGCAGCTTCCGGGCCTTCTGGGTGTCGAACCCGACGCTCTCCAATTATGCCGAGGTCGGCCACCTCTCGGGCGAACTCGCCTTCGGGCGCTACCTCATCAACTCGCTGATCATCCTGGTCACAACGGTCTGTTCCGGCCTAATCGTGAATTCGATGGCCGCCTTTGTCCTGGCCTGGGGATCGCTCAGGGGCCGCGCCGTCATCCTGTCGATCGTGATCGCGCTTTATGTGATCCCGCAGGAAAGCATCATCATGCCGCTGGTGATCATGGTTTCAAGGGCGGGTATGTCCGATACCTTCGCGGTGCAGATCGTGCCCTGGGTCGCCAGCCCGCTCTATATCTTCCTGTTCTACCAGTTCTTCGCGCAGCTGCCGAAGGAGTTACTTGAAGCCGCCGAAATCGACGGCGCCTCCTTTTTCCGGGCCTATCGCTCCATCTTCCTGCCGCTCAGCCTGCCGGCACTCGCCACCGTGTCGATCCTCATGGGTATCGAGACCTGGAACCAGTATCTCTGGCCGATCCTGGTGACGCAGACCGATTATGCCCGGCCGATCGCGGTGGCCATCGCCACCTTCTTCGGCCAGGACAGCATCTACTGGGATCGGGCGATGGCCGCCTCCGTTTTGATGATGATCCCGATCCTGGGGCTCTACCTCGCATTCCAGCGCTGGTTCGTGAGTTCCTTTATCGGCTCTGCCGTGAAAGGTTGA
- a CDS encoding carbohydrate ABC transporter permease, with protein MVTQQSTSSTSVRKAPARRHDKGRLMQEAAMLAPAVILLTLFLIVPFLLSFWTAMTNQPLVPRPTPVRFVWFNNFIRIFQDHLFWTALWNVSRFTFWIIPAQCGLAFATALLLHQKLPLRNLLRGMFFLPAITSMVVVCVIWGTLFQYPTGPFNQILGFLSGGAIQPIDWLGDPQWAMFSLVLLSAWQAYGFQMIVYLAGLQGIPDELYDAAKIDGANAFRRFWHVTMPGLRPTHVFVLVITTIQAFKLYTQVAILTQGGPKSSTETVVHYMVRAGFEEQKMGYASAVSVILFVIVLVIALIQRQLLRRFDV; from the coding sequence ATGGTCACGCAACAATCGACATCGTCGACATCCGTCCGAAAGGCTCCGGCGCGCCGGCATGACAAGGGACGGCTGATGCAGGAGGCGGCCATGCTGGCGCCGGCCGTCATCCTGTTGACCCTCTTTCTGATCGTACCGTTCCTCCTGTCCTTCTGGACGGCGATGACCAACCAGCCTCTGGTGCCGCGCCCGACGCCGGTCCGGTTCGTCTGGTTCAACAATTTCATCCGCATCTTCCAGGACCACCTTTTCTGGACGGCCCTTTGGAATGTCTCGCGTTTTACCTTCTGGATCATTCCGGCGCAATGCGGCCTCGCCTTCGCAACGGCGCTGCTCTTGCATCAGAAGCTGCCGCTCCGCAATCTGCTGCGCGGCATGTTCTTCCTGCCGGCGATCACCTCGATGGTCGTCGTCTGCGTCATCTGGGGTACCCTGTTCCAGTATCCGACAGGCCCCTTTAACCAGATCCTCGGCTTCCTCTCAGGCGGAGCGATCCAGCCGATCGATTGGCTCGGCGATCCGCAATGGGCGATGTTCTCGCTCGTCCTGCTTTCGGCCTGGCAGGCCTACGGTTTCCAGATGATCGTCTACCTCGCCGGCCTTCAGGGCATTCCTGATGAGCTCTACGATGCCGCCAAGATCGACGGCGCCAATGCTTTCCGGCGCTTCTGGCATGTCACCATGCCCGGCCTGCGGCCGACCCATGTCTTCGTGCTGGTGATCACCACCATCCAGGCGTTCAAACTCTATACCCAGGTCGCCATCCTCACGCAGGGCGGGCCGAAGAGCAGCACCGAAACGGTGGTGCACTACATGGTCCGCGCCGGCTTCGAAGAGCAGAAGATGGGCTATGCCTCCGCCGTCTCGGTCATCCTGTTCGTGATCGTTCTCGTCATCGCGCTGATCCAGCGCCAGCTCCTGAGGCGCTTCGATGTCTGA
- a CDS encoding ABC transporter substrate-binding protein, whose translation MGKRLLWSVILSSALSAIGAQAAEKTVIQVMHQGDPGFVAAYGKVAERFEAANPDVDVQFIYAPHDAYNEKFSAAVMAKQLPDVMELDAPFLANYVWSGYLQPIKPLIDKDVLDDMTESNIAQGTYPIDKDLYAIGLTDSSVVLYGNKKYLEAIAARIPKSVDDAWTREEFETYLEKLSKLDGVKWPIDTFRGYGIKTEWITYAYGPILQSAGCDLIDRKAWKSEGTLDSDACVDALAMMQKWVKNGWVVPQSAGTNQFFAEGNPAALALGGHWVYAEAAATMKDNIVVLPLPKFGAKGASPDGTWIWAVTKTSAHPDISGKFISFLLKDKEFRTYVASQSGYPGLKSFAAESPLYAAGGPMAIAFEQASKTAVARPPHPAYPTITSAFMQAVDEAFNGGDPKEALASAAKKIDQDIEDNDGYPPFGDEQ comes from the coding sequence ATGGGTAAACGTTTACTTTGGTCGGTGATCCTGTCCTCGGCGCTATCAGCCATAGGGGCGCAGGCAGCCGAGAAAACCGTAATCCAGGTCATGCACCAGGGCGATCCAGGATTTGTCGCTGCCTATGGCAAGGTCGCCGAGCGGTTCGAGGCAGCCAATCCCGATGTCGACGTGCAGTTCATCTATGCGCCGCATGATGCCTATAACGAGAAGTTCAGCGCCGCCGTCATGGCCAAGCAGCTGCCCGATGTGATGGAGCTCGATGCACCGTTCCTCGCCAATTACGTCTGGTCGGGCTATCTTCAGCCGATCAAGCCGCTGATCGATAAGGATGTCCTCGACGACATGACGGAGTCCAACATCGCCCAGGGCACATACCCGATCGATAAGGACCTCTATGCGATCGGCCTGACCGATTCCTCGGTCGTTCTTTACGGCAACAAGAAATATCTCGAAGCGATCGCCGCCCGCATCCCGAAATCCGTCGACGATGCCTGGACCCGGGAAGAGTTCGAAACCTATCTCGAGAAGCTTTCCAAGCTCGACGGCGTCAAGTGGCCAATCGACACCTTCCGCGGCTACGGCATCAAGACCGAATGGATCACCTATGCCTATGGCCCGATCCTCCAATCGGCCGGCTGCGACCTCATCGACCGCAAGGCCTGGAAATCCGAGGGCACGCTGGATAGCGACGCCTGCGTCGATGCGCTGGCGATGATGCAGAAATGGGTCAAGAACGGCTGGGTCGTGCCGCAGTCGGCCGGGACCAATCAGTTCTTCGCCGAAGGCAATCCGGCGGCGCTGGCGCTCGGCGGACACTGGGTCTATGCCGAGGCCGCCGCGACCATGAAGGACAACATCGTCGTGCTGCCGCTTCCGAAATTCGGCGCCAAGGGCGCGAGCCCCGACGGCACCTGGATCTGGGCGGTCACCAAGACCTCGGCGCATCCCGATATATCAGGAAAGTTCATCAGCTTCCTGCTCAAGGACAAGGAGTTCCGCACTTACGTCGCCAGCCAGTCGGGCTATCCCGGCCTGAAGAGCTTCGCCGCCGAATCTCCGCTCTATGCCGCCGGCGGTCCGATGGCGATCGCCTTCGAACAGGCATCGAAGACGGCCGTCGCGCGCCCGCCGCATCCGGCCTATCCGACGATCACCTCCGCCTTCATGCAAGCCGTCGACGAGGCCTTCAATGGCGGCGATCCCAAGGAGGCGCTAGCGTCGGCCGCCAAGAAGATCGATCAGGATATCGAGGACAATGACGGCTATCCGCCATTCGGCGACGAGCAATAG